A region of Colletotrichum destructivum chromosome 11, complete sequence DNA encodes the following proteins:
- a CDS encoding Putative auxiliary Activity family 9: MRLHLLPPLATVALAHTIMQSFNGHPQGSGIYMPADDSFISDVNSNSMACNGAPVGYFTSSSDVHTVEAGSEVTGAWLHTLTSTGPDEFADNKVIDSSHKGPVSVWMKKVSDATKNPSSGPGDGWFKISEDGYTNGKWGVDNLIAAGGIQKATVPKCIANGDYLVRFEILALHSASKPGDAQFYMECAQVRVTGGTGAETPTTVSIPGVYKANDPGVTVMIWNNFGKPYPSSYSVPGPRPFQCSGSSSEGNNNTVETNTPVKTNNPVKSGACSSSKGGKNGGGRRMFKRM; the protein is encoded by the exons ATGAGACTAcaccttcttccccccctggCCACCGTGGCATTGGCGCATACTATTATGCAATCATTCAACGGACACCCGCAGGGATCGGGCATCTACATGCCAGCAGATGACTCG TTTATTTCCGACGTGAATTCGAACTCGATGGCTTGTAACGGCGCTCCCGTAGGATATTTTACATCTTCTTCAGACGTTCACACCGTTGAGGCGGGCTCTGAAGTGACGGGAGCATGGCTTCACACATTGACAA GCACTGGGCCTGATGAATTTGCCGACAACAAAGTAATCGATTCTTCTCACAAG ggACCAGTGTCTGTGTGGATGAAGAAGGTGTCCGATGCAACCAAGAACCCATCTTCTGGCCCTGGCGATGGTTGGTTCAAGATCTCCGAAGATGGCTACACCAATG GCAAATGGGGCGTTGACAATCTG ATTGCTGCTGGTGGGATTCAAAAGGCAACTGTTCCCAAATGCATCGCCAACGGGGACTACCTTGTCCGCTTCGAGATTCTCGCCTTGCATTCGGCCTCCAAGCCTGGCGACGCACAGTTCTAT ATGGAATGCGCGCAAGTCCGTGTAACTGGTGGCACCGGCGCTGAAACACCAACTACTGTCTCAATCCCTGGAGTGTATAAG GCAAATGACCCTGGTGTCACCGTCATGATCTGGAACAATTTTGGAAAGCCATACCCGTCCAGCTATAGTGTTCCTG GACCGCGTCCATTCCAGTGCAGCGGCTCGTCCAGTGAAGGGAACAACAACACCGTTGAGACCAACACCCCCGTCAAGACTAACAACCCCGTCAAGAGTGGTgcctgctcctccagcaAGGGCGGGAAAAATGGTGGCGGTAGACGGATGTTCAAGAGGATGTAG
- a CDS encoding Putative cytochrome P450, translating into MWYLARFGAYLLVPFAVFWFLQRMLTASLHSQSEKRLGCQRAPVRINKRLGGIDHIARLLSADWKGQVPTEYLKIYREQKDHTYEQTILGTKQIMTIDPLNIQAILATQFHDFEIGPIRRDNFAPLLGGGIFTADGKFWEHSRALLRPQFARAQVADLELEETHFKLMMQSLRTDSSGWTSVIDMKPLFFRFTIDTATEFLFGTSVHSQIQTSSGTGDSDLRSIVDAFDRCTAVLGIRTRLSGLYWLYNPKSFREDILEIHKFVDRFVHDALQRKDIQDTTRKARNTYVFLYELVESMTDPIQVRNQLLHLLLAGRDTTAGLLGWAFWNLSRNPKVYRKLRETIITTFGTYKQPRDISFETLKSCVYLQHTLKETLRLFPPVPLNARQAARDTTLPKGGGTDGLGSVFVKKGTEIGYSVYAMHRRKDIWGDDAETFNPDRWANRKPGWDYLPFNGGPRICLGQQFALTEAAYVLTRLLQRFDQVENCDPETQPIHSYNLTSAPKQIPVRFHEDRT; encoded by the exons ATGTGGTACCTCGCGAGATTCGGAGCCTACCTCCTGGTCCCGTTTGCGGTTTTTTGGTTTTTGCAGCGAATGCTGACGGCCAGCCTCCATTCACAAAGTGAGAAGCGCCTCGGTTGTCAGCGTGCGCCAGTTAGAATCAACAAACGTCTGGGTGGCATCGACCATATTGCAAGGCTGCTTAGTGCAGACTGGAAAGGTCAGGTTCCGACCGAGTATCTGAAGATCTACAGAGAGCAGAAAGATCATACCTACGAGCAGACCATTTTGGGCACCAAACAGATCATGACAATCGATCCTCTCAACATCCAGGCTATTCTCGCAACCCAGTTCCATGACTTCGAGATTGGGCCAATTCGGCGGGACAATTTTGCACCTTTGTTAGGTGGCGGGATCTTTACTGCAGACGGCAAGTTTTG GGAACATTCTCGAGCGCTTCTTCGACCGCAATTTGCTCGTGCGCAGGTCGCAGACCTTGAGCTCGAAGAAACCCATTTCAAACTTATGATGCAATCGTTGAGAACAGACTCCTCAGGATGGACCTCAGTTATTGACATGAAGCCTCTTTTTTTCCGCTTCACAATTGATACCGCCACTGAGTTCCTTTTTGGTACCAGTGTTCACTCCCAGATCCAGACTAGTTCTGGTACAGGAGACTCGGATTTGCGCTCGATTGTTGACGCGTTTGATCGCTGTACGGCTGTCCTGGGAATCCGCACCCGATTATCCGGACTCTACTGGCTGTACAATCCCAAAAGCTTCCGAGAGGACATCCTTGAAATTCACAAATTCGTGGACCGCTTTGTCCACGATGCTTTGCAACGCAAGGACATCCAGGACACCACCAGGAAGGCTAGAAACACATATGTGTTCTTGTacgagctcgtcgagtcCATGACCGACCCTATTCAGGTTCGAAACCAGCTCTTGCACTTACTACTTGCTGGCAGAGACACCACAGCCGGCTTACTGGGCTGGGCATTCTGGAATCTGTCCCGTAATCCCAAGGTTTACCGGAAATTGCGAGAGACGATCATCACTACCTTTGGCACCTACAAGCAACCCCGAGATATCTCTTTTGAGACTTTAAAATCTTGCGTCTATCTCCAGCATACACTAAAAGAAACACTGCGCCTTTTCCCCCCGGTGCCCCTCAACGCACGCCAAGCTGCTCGCGATACAACACTACCTAAAGGAGGTGGCACAGACGGCCTCGGTTCCGTTTTTGTCAAGAAAGGCACGGAAATCGGTTACTCTGTATATGCGATGCATCGTAGAAAGGACATTTGGGGTGACGACGCGGAAACATTCAACCCGGATCGTTGGGCTAACAGGAAGCCCGGATGGGACTACCTTCCCTTCAATGGTGGCCCTCGTATCTGCCTGGGACAGCAGTTCGCACTGACCGAGGCGGCATATGTCTTGACAAGACTATTGCAACGGTTCGATCAAGTTGAGAACTGTGATCCTGAAACGCAGCCCATTCACTCTTACAATCTCACCAGCGCTCCAAAGCAGATTCCTGTAAGATTTCATGAAGATAGGACTTGA
- a CDS encoding Putative GDP-fucose protein O-fucosyltransferase: MGIIGGYPARRFSRFTNTAAVGVFFLFLWVFREELCLDRAGMDSSLTWIPRLSHQDVYDLEPINSDVIRAVCDKTEWDAEKAMRVVFTCDNNVGGIGNIRNSILNCVRYTMLAGGSLVMPRIFERNDSDISHIRTGRRQEMEYLFDRQHFIDSLHLSCPQLQLYNDTDEVYESLGPARTWSLGLFPESLVDEEHVASTGIAEPEKWQSQLYRWLDEINNTTDVAPTGRPTQGPMMVDLGRSYLTYPINSDGEVFATTFGTILEFRADVRRLASATILSINRHFFGAHLRTEKDALDSWNPADPMWEWSEYSKQTDAFFDQAGRSGLSVMYVASGNETQVAMLEADAVPRGVRVVTKQDLLTGKNRKRLDALTWDQKGMIDFLVMLGAAQFGGVGHSSFAWNVALKRHLFSKETSKEKDAFLKGPQMLSDDLSQIYGVPGKYPEYAACLWP; encoded by the coding sequence ATGGGCATCATCGGAGGGTACCCGGCACGGCGCTTCAGCCGCTTCACTAATACGGCTGCTGTGGGCGTCTTTTTCCTGTTCCTGTGGGTGTTTCGTGAAGAGCTGTGCCTCGACCGCGCTGGCATGGATTCGAGCCTTACATGGATTCCGCGACTATCCCACCAGGACGTCTATGACTTGGAGCCGATCAATTCCGACGTCATTCGGGCGGTTTGCGACAAGACAGAGTGGGATGCGGAGAAGGCGATGCGGGTTGTGTTTACATGCGACAACAACGTCGGCGGAATCGGCAACATCCGCAATTCGATCTTGAACTGCGTGCGATACACGATGCTGGCTGGGGGCTCGTTGGTCATGCCGCGCATCTTTGAGCGCAACGACTCGGACATCTCCCACATCCGGACGGGGCGGCGACAGGAGATGGAGTACCTCTTCGACAGACAGCACTTCATCGACTCGCTGCACCTCTCGTGCCCTCAGCTGCAGCTCTACAACGACACGGACGAGGTCTACGAATCCCTGGGCCCGGCGCGAACATGGTCCCTCGGCCTCTTCCCGGAatccctcgtcgacgaagagcATGTTGCCAGCACGGGTATTGCGGAACCGGAAAAGTGGCAGTCTCAGCTGTACCGGTGGCtcgacgagatcaacaacaccaccgaCGTCGCGCCGACCGGGCGTCCCACGCAGGGCCCAATGATGGTGGACCTCGGCCGGTCGTACCTCACGTACCCGATCaacagcgacggcgaggtcttCGCGACGACATTTGGCACCATCCTCGAGTTCCGCGCAGATGTCCGGCGGCTCGCGAGCGCCACGATCCTCAGCATCAACAGGCACTTTTTCGGCGCGCACCTGCGCACCGAGAAGGACGCACTCGACAGCTGGAACCCGGCCGACCCGATGTGGGAGTGGTCCGAGTACAGCAAGCAGACGGACGCCTTCTTTGACCAGGCGGGTCGGTCGGGCCTCTCGGTCATGTACGTCGCGTCCGGGAACGAGACGCAGGTGGCGATGCTCGAGGCGGACGCGGTGCCGCGTGGGGTGCGGGTCGTGACGAAGCAGGACCTGCTGACGGGGAAGAACCGCAAAAGACTAGATGCGTTGACGTGGGATCAAAAGGGCATGATTGACTTTCTGGTCATGTTGGGAGCAGCGCAATTCGGAGGCGTGGGACACTCGAGTTTTGCATGGAACGTGGCGCTGAAGAGGCATCTTTTTTCCAAAGAGACTtccaaggagaaggacgcGTTCCTAAAGGGGCCACAGATGCTCAGTGATGACTTGAGTCAGATTTATGGCGTGCCAGGGAAGTACCCCGAGTATGCGGCATGTTTGTGGCCATGA
- a CDS encoding Putative metallopeptidase, catalytic domain superfamily: MRLFLLLQQLLLLVIARQVQSHVTPRTFKIMPGCNAAQTEIILKEIDIAKKAAEFAAEKLTKYPYFHAFQEPTAFDKKELENTGKEVFTRIAAMLDGFHMDNKFTIRCGGEYCGRVRASSAAVTVTKLDGTTDPIVSFCKLFFEPSWSTQDHLERYKKAIGNYPLYTDRWSGRVNMQDVSNSRANVILHELTHTTYVAMPIKKLLGREAEEELFVTDDIVHNAPLCYKLARGYHDKSMKQVEPSDRKKGARKAAENAENWALIASGMYMSKELGVKQIPIKGIADYKWENPRRAAS; this comes from the exons ATGCGCCTCTTTTTACTGCTTCAGCAGTTACTTTTACTTGTCATTGCTAGGCAAGTCCAGAGCCATGTTACGCCACGCACGTTCAAGATCATGCCCGGGTGCAATGCAGCACAAACCGAAATCATCCTCAAAGAGATAGACATCGCCAAGAAAGCAGCCGAATTCGCAGCTGAAAAACTCACCAAGTATCCTTACTTCCATGCGTTCCAAGAGCCGACTGCCTTTGATAAGAAGGAACTTGAAAACACGGGCAAGGAGGTCTTCACTCGCATTGCAGCAATGCTGGATGGATTCCACATGGACAACAAGTTTACTATCAGATGCGGCGGCGAATATTGCGGCAGGGTAAGGGCCTCATCAGCTGCAGTAACAGTCACAAAGTTGGATGGGACTACAGACCCTATTGTGTCATTTTGCAAGTTGTTTTTTGAGCCTAGTTGGTCGACACAAGACCATCTAGAACGATACAAAAAGGCAATAGGCAATTACCCTCTTTATACGGACAGATGGTCTGGAAGGGTAAACATGCAGGACGTCAGCAACTCAAGAGCCAATGTGATCCTGCATGAACTCACGCATACAACCTATGTGGCAATGCCGATTAAGAAGCTGCttggtcgagaagctgaagAAGAGCT ATTTGTTACTGACGACATTGTTCATAACGCACCGCTGTGCTACAAGTTGGCTCGAGGTTATCACGATAAGTCAATGAAGCAGGTGGAGCCGTCAGATCGGAAGAAGGGGGCACGGAAGGCTGCTGAAAATGCAGAGAACTGGGCTCTTATCGCTTCAGGCATGTACATGTCAAAAGAGTTAGGGGTAAAGCAAATCCCTATTAAAGGCATCGCAGATTATAAATGGGAGAACCCTCGCAGAGCCGCTTCATAA
- a CDS encoding Putative Ulp1 protease family catalytic domain, papain-like cysteine peptidase superfamily produces the protein MNTASAEAPKPSESSPHCYQPGYAVVASSSSIIHRCIPLPQANAPPGPTALPRPPDSHERYADAINTVALPDSKHPLVQDLVCNIIEEDVATSNELARLVHTSIAGYPRTRHADVRVELALQLPKIQAARDCAVAALSADQKATLESQLKVQKRAMNAASRREKYISFLDATWNGRTAWLRSPYYKRSVPPGLNFVGCIRSITISALSIRLPLDSLWQPGGELYEATMKVSDPPTLNLRAAEDAKKAMDLRVDGMAPVADRGEDEQEQEDVEADKCGSADSPATGSLLLDDDQSIADSDQDSVEAPRDAGSLFSGGENSFEMSPLRDSNGDDDDDFPAFPSPIQNTDDAKETPRRPGDVLASLHHWDVAIRKLRRSSQQQSTVVAEEKRIVLASNNSAGEHKGKGTSPAPSPQHPLQDSSVVAGHPETDKVRKDEDATKGELLNSNDIPAPKADTTTIDHLAQELFTKIQQQLSQDAWLTDDVVDALIRVVVNYYTKPQPSHKVTVMYSLALDIESPTEPSFKLLRHLGLEPGIQSHSIYIPLHHKKGTPHWTLAILQADRTKVNITHLDSVPDQQRTKQARALLTALAPRVFPTQQLEFVDAACPRQNDGHSCGIHVAAMVRFLAASRPFPERFYIAVERKTLANMQVRDDEIRVRDAYISIEKQKSLHDAAGFLASIMAAAHKATTTGNETTVPDADGDTASTVRVAHRAELAVVANKISDTASLMLVGAGFRPVPLDESRAALTAAKAE, from the exons ATGAATACCGCGTCCGCCGAGGCTCCCAAGCCCAGCGAGTCCTCACCGCATTGCTACCAACCGGGCtacgccgtcgtcgcatcatcgtcgtccatcaTTCATCGCTGCATACCGCTGCCCCAAGCCAATGCCC CGCCTGGTCCAACGGCCCTGCCGCGCCCTCCTGACTCTCACGAGAGgtacgccgacgccatcaacaCTGTGGCCCTTCCGGACTCAAAACACCCGCTG GTCCAAGATCTCGTCTGTAACATCATTGAAGAAGACGTCGCCACCTCCAACGagctcgcccgtctcgttcATACCTCGATCGCAGGATACCCCCGAACGAGACATGCTGACGTACGAGTCGAACTTGCCCTCCAGCTTCCAAAGATCCAGGCCGCCCGCGACTGCGCCGTTGCTGCCTTGAGCGCCGATCAGAAAGCAACCCTTGAATCGCAGCTCAAGGTCCAGAAGCGAGCAATGAATGCGGCAAGTCGGAGGGAGAAATACATAAGCTTTCTTGACGCGACCTGGAATGGCCGGACGGCATGGCTGCGCTCACCATACTACAAACGGTCAGTTCCCCCCGGGCTGAACTTTGTCGGCTGCATCCGAAGCATCACCATCTCGGCCCTCAGCATCCGGCTCCCTCTCGATAGCCTCTGGCAACCCGGGGGGGAGTTGTACGAAGCGACCATGAAAGTTTCGGATCCTCCAACACTCAACCTTCGGGCTGCCGAAGACGCAAAGAAGGCCATGGATCTCCGGGTCGATGGCATGGCCCCAGTTGCGGACCGTGGCGAAGAcgaacaagaacaagaagacgtGGAGGCGGACAAGTGTGGGTCGGCTGACTCGCCCGCAACGGGGTCTTTGCTGCTAGATGATGACCAGAGTATCGCCGATTCGGATCAAGACTCGGTTGAAGCACCTCGAGACGCTGGCTCATTGTTCAGCGGTGGCGAGAACAGTTTCGAAATGTCTCCGTTGCGTGATTCAAacggtgacgatgacgacgacttccCAGCATTCCCTTCACCTATCCAGAACACCGACGATGCCAAGGAAACGCCCAGAAGGCCGGGAGATGTCCTCGCCAGCCTTCACCATTGGGATGTCGCCATTAGGAAGCTGCGCCGCTCAAGTCAGCAGCAAAGCACAGTTGTTGCCGAGGAGAAAAGAATCGTTCTTGCAAGCAATAATAGTGCAGGTGAGCACAAAGGCAAAGGCACGTCGCCAGCCCCATCACCACAGCATCCACTACAAGACTCTAGTGTGGTAGCAGGGCACCCCGAGACGGACAAGGTCaggaaggacgaggacgcgacAAAGGGCGAGTTGCTGAACTCGAATGACATTCCCGCCCCGAAGGCCGACACAACAACCATCGACCATTTGGCCCAAGAGCTCTTCACCAAGATCCAACAGCAGCTCAGTCAGGACGCCTGGCTCACTGATGATGTGGTCGACGCCTTGATCCGGGTTGTGGTTAACTACTACACGAAGCCTCAGCCCTCACACAAAGTCACCGTCATGTACAGCCTAGCCCTCGACATTGAATCTCCCACCGAGCCTTCCTTCAAACTACTGCGCCATCTCGGGCTCGAGCCTGGCATCCAGTCCCATTCAATATACATCCCACTACACCACAAAAAGGGTACCCCTCATTGGACCTTGGCCATCTTGCAAGCCGACCGGACGAAGGTCAATATTACACACTTGGACTCCGTTCCCGACCAGCAACGTACCAAGCAAGCCCGCGCATTGTTGACAGCCCTTGCTCCCCGCGTCTTTCCAACTCAACAACTCGAGTTTGTTGACGCA GCGTGCCCACGTCAGAATGATGGCCACAGCTGCGGTATACACGTGGCTGCTATGGTGCGTTTCCTTGCTGCCAGCCGACCATTTCCGGAGCGCTTCTATATTGCCGTCGAGCGAAAAACACTTGCCAACATG CAAGTCCGCGACGATGAGATCAGGGTTCGAGACGCTTACATCAGTATTGAAAAGCAAAAGTCGCTGCACGATGCTGCGGGGTTTCTGGCTTCCATTATGGCGGCCGCGCAcaaggcgacgacgacaggcAACGAGACGACTGTTCCTGACGCTGATGGCGACACCGCAAGTACAGTCCGTGTCGCTCACAGGGCCGaactcgccgtcgtggccaaCAAAATCAGCGACACTGCGTCCTTGAtgcttgtcggcgccggatTCCGTCCAGTCCCTCTTGATGAAAGTCGCGCTGCGCTGACTGCCGCCAAAGCTGAataa